A genomic segment from Acidobacteriota bacterium encodes:
- a CDS encoding serine hydrolase domain-containing protein codes for MPKNRLTSSIRALILCLTMALPISGDAPADEAFPSAKPESVGVPSQALELIDAHLRELVAAEEIVGGELAVIKNRRTIYRQAYGWHDRDAGVPLEAGAVYCVRSMTKPLVGTAIQMLIDDGRLSLETPVRAILESFDHPETRNITLEHLLTHTAGFPFTTIGRPLGDYTNLGEIAAEAVAHGLDFEPGSKFQYSDAGSDTLGAIVEQVTGTSAAEFIEQRILEPLGMSDSVTLLDSESEGRQRVPSAYSGGTGAWERHWSPTEDPPIFHLFLTSQSLYSTTTDYARFLALWMDGGMLGDQRLLSTAAIRRGLTPVHHFERYPSTFENLKLSYGQQWMVYTPEGGAANPLIFGHGGSDGTHAWAWPEQDLMVLFFTQSRGSLAGMSLEEVLQTALVDRDFESLPRTAQGPSAEEMREMAGLYWDETNPAAYYVISRQGKRLMFERPGTTLLVFKATDAPGRFVHEANKRLELEFLRGDDGTVTHMKTMMGDRVEHDPRHVPEPGLPSVAEVVAMVQKAHGIERLTELGAISMTGKIEFLDRKLHGDFNLLFDATRERTELNLNGNLETVLKENGEAWTTTTATGKSKLRGARLEQALHDHMAVRFGDWTQSYEDVEVLKRIQHEDESILLVRVVPQQAPGATMFIDEATGRVVRTDSLAIIPGIGMVGLKVVYRDFRNVGGMQLPFHMKSVFSNKLIGRVETRIDDVQIGVELAKKSFKRAGTRIAKDGKGRNASKR; via the coding sequence ATGCCAAAAAACCGACTCACGAGCTCCATTCGTGCATTGATCTTGTGTCTCACCATGGCTCTTCCCATCTCGGGCGATGCCCCGGCGGATGAGGCCTTTCCGAGCGCCAAACCCGAGAGCGTCGGCGTTCCATCGCAAGCTCTCGAGTTGATCGACGCTCATCTTCGAGAGCTGGTGGCGGCCGAAGAGATCGTCGGCGGCGAGCTGGCGGTGATCAAGAACCGTCGCACCATCTACCGCCAGGCCTACGGCTGGCACGATCGCGACGCTGGCGTACCGCTCGAAGCGGGCGCCGTCTACTGCGTGCGCTCGATGACCAAGCCCCTGGTGGGTACGGCGATTCAAATGCTCATCGACGACGGTCGTCTCAGCCTGGAAACACCGGTTCGAGCGATTCTCGAGTCCTTCGATCATCCCGAAACCCGCAACATCACCCTCGAGCATCTCCTGACGCACACCGCGGGCTTTCCATTCACCACCATCGGTCGCCCCCTGGGCGACTACACCAACCTCGGCGAGATCGCCGCGGAAGCGGTGGCCCATGGGCTCGACTTCGAGCCCGGCAGCAAGTTTCAGTACAGCGATGCCGGCAGCGACACCCTGGGGGCCATCGTCGAGCAGGTGACTGGCACTTCGGCGGCGGAGTTCATCGAACAACGCATCCTCGAACCCTTGGGGATGTCCGACTCGGTCACCTTGCTCGACTCCGAAAGCGAAGGTCGCCAGCGCGTCCCAAGTGCCTACTCCGGAGGCACCGGCGCATGGGAGCGTCACTGGAGCCCGACCGAGGACCCGCCGATCTTTCATCTCTTTCTCACCTCCCAGAGCCTCTACTCCACCACCACCGACTATGCCCGCTTTCTCGCCCTCTGGATGGATGGCGGCATGTTGGGTGACCAGCGCCTGCTCTCCACCGCGGCCATTCGACGCGGTTTGACTCCGGTCCATCACTTTGAGCGGTACCCTTCGACCTTCGAGAACCTGAAGCTGAGCTATGGTCAGCAATGGATGGTTTACACCCCGGAGGGCGGCGCAGCCAATCCGCTGATCTTCGGCCACGGCGGCTCCGACGGCACCCACGCCTGGGCGTGGCCCGAGCAGGATTTGATGGTGCTGTTCTTCACTCAATCCCGCGGCTCCCTGGCCGGCATGTCTCTCGAGGAAGTCCTCCAGACCGCCCTGGTGGACCGCGACTTCGAATCCCTGCCCCGCACCGCCCAGGGACCGTCCGCCGAGGAGATGCGAGAGATGGCCGGTCTCTACTGGGACGAGACCAACCCCGCGGCGTACTACGTGATCTCACGCCAGGGAAAGCGCCTGATGTTCGAGCGCCCGGGCACCACCCTCTTGGTTTTCAAAGCGACGGACGCCCCCGGCCGTTTCGTGCACGAGGCCAACAAACGTCTCGAGCTCGAGTTTCTCCGCGGCGACGACGGCACAGTCACCCACATGAAGACCATGATGGGTGATCGCGTGGAGCACGATCCACGTCACGTGCCTGAGCCGGGACTGCCATCCGTCGCCGAAGTGGTGGCGATGGTCCAGAAGGCCCACGGCATCGAACGGCTCACCGAGCTCGGCGCCATCAGCATGACCGGCAAGATCGAGTTCCTGGACCGCAAGCTGCACGGCGACTTCAACTTGCTATTCGATGCCACCCGCGAACGGACCGAGCTCAACCTGAACGGGAACCTCGAGACCGTGCTCAAGGAGAACGGCGAGGCTTGGACGACGACCACCGCGACCGGCAAGAGCAAGCTCCGCGGCGCCCGCCTCGAGCAGGCCCTCCACGACCACATGGCCGTGCGCTTCGGCGACTGGACCCAGTCCTACGAGGACGTCGAGGTGCTGAAGCGCATCCAGCACGAGGACGAATCGATTCTGCTGGTGCGGGTCGTACCCCAACAAGCCCCGGGAGCCACCATGTTCATCGACGAAGCCACCGGCCGAGTCGTGCGGACCGACAGCCTTGCGATCATTCCGGGCATCGGCATGGTCGGCCTCAAGGTCGTCTACCGCGACTTTCGCAACGTCGGCGGCATGCAGCTTCCTTTCCACATGAAATCGGTGTTCTCCAACAAGCTCATCGGACGGGTAGAAACACGGATCGACGACGTGCAGATCGGTGTCGAGCTGGCCAAGAAGTCGTTCAAGCGGGCGGGGACTCGGATTGCCAAGGACGGCAAGGGCAGGAACGCGTCGAAACGCTGA
- a CDS encoding carboxypeptidase-like regulatory domain-containing protein, translating to MKLSAPSWASCLGLLLIAAVPVSAAEVVVELIPAGVDRQTEGDRVQAISVEVRAEAGDRQVTEAAEVVLPGEITLDLADETFWALEVLSPGMWSARTAVSLAQGQQRVRIALWPTVELRGRCCRDARAESPAKVEVQFRPTSEQREHVPSGTVGCAVTEGSFSCQIPVGRFDLAVRAPGFASHFLFGTELQADVDLGVLAWAPGASLVGRVEAEGEGPTSGARAHLAPATADPTGESTPVIQRLERSLGPRGLVQFEGLPPGQYSLWVEDTGYAPGRRIAVTLRRGEELELEEPLRLQRPRQVRLHLDPARDPWGELWRIELEKAEGNLEVLERLQASETGVMQTSLGPGRYGVMIQTGAGDPWHGEALEVFDVEVERWISLPVTRVRGTVRLGDEPLSAARLLFEQRGGAGSVLFETDEDGVYRGLLPKAGQWSVEVGSQEPVVERHFRKILVPKLDGHKVATLDFELPDTRIVGEVVDAMGNPMERAIVAVSVPEGDETGIRHFVEDSEGRFELYGLPEGMSYLRAESGERMSRRLPLELEDGVESPFVSLVVEDRKKVSGLVVDEGGVGIGGARVTVRGLGQLGFWVSTEHTAPDGTFEAMLPPEETEALIAVQAVGHALHASRAVLPMTADERLVLPLARRGGTLEVEFSVEPSDGSAGLDPYTDLFLLHGGAFVGLRSLLTWAHFTTGNLPDAKAPSIPQLESGAYHLCRLDPAELQRAVLEGPPEKSCRSGFLSEAGRLELVPPAPPASEPRAGDESIDTRR from the coding sequence ATGAAATTGTCAGCGCCTAGTTGGGCCTCTTGCCTCGGACTGCTACTCATCGCTGCGGTACCGGTGTCGGCGGCGGAGGTGGTTGTCGAGCTGATCCCTGCCGGCGTCGATAGGCAAACCGAGGGTGATCGCGTGCAGGCGATTTCGGTCGAGGTTCGAGCCGAGGCCGGCGACCGGCAGGTGACGGAGGCGGCGGAAGTCGTCCTGCCGGGGGAGATTACCCTGGACCTCGCGGACGAGACCTTCTGGGCGTTGGAGGTGCTGTCTCCTGGAATGTGGAGTGCCCGGACGGCTGTGTCGCTGGCGCAGGGACAGCAGCGAGTCCGAATCGCATTGTGGCCGACGGTTGAGCTGCGGGGACGCTGCTGCCGTGATGCAAGGGCTGAGTCTCCCGCCAAGGTGGAGGTTCAATTTCGACCAACCTCTGAACAGAGGGAACACGTGCCATCGGGCACCGTTGGCTGCGCTGTCACCGAGGGCTCCTTTTCCTGCCAGATTCCGGTTGGACGGTTCGACCTCGCTGTGCGGGCACCGGGTTTCGCCAGCCACTTTCTGTTCGGCACGGAGCTGCAGGCCGATGTCGACCTCGGTGTCCTGGCCTGGGCTCCGGGGGCTTCTTTGGTGGGGCGGGTCGAGGCCGAGGGCGAAGGCCCGACCTCAGGGGCACGGGCTCATCTAGCACCGGCGACAGCAGACCCGACCGGCGAGTCGACGCCGGTGATTCAGCGGTTGGAACGATCCCTCGGACCCCGGGGTCTCGTTCAGTTCGAAGGCCTGCCCCCGGGGCAGTACTCGCTGTGGGTCGAGGACACGGGCTATGCGCCGGGCCGACGGATCGCGGTGACCCTTCGCCGTGGTGAGGAGCTCGAGCTCGAAGAGCCCTTGCGTCTGCAGCGACCCCGCCAAGTCAGGCTGCATCTCGATCCAGCGCGGGATCCCTGGGGCGAGCTGTGGCGAATTGAGCTCGAAAAGGCCGAAGGCAATCTCGAGGTTCTGGAGCGCCTGCAGGCTTCGGAGACTGGCGTGATGCAGACGTCCCTCGGCCCGGGGCGCTATGGCGTCATGATTCAAACTGGTGCCGGCGACCCGTGGCATGGCGAGGCGCTGGAGGTTTTCGACGTCGAGGTTGAGCGCTGGATCTCGCTGCCGGTGACGCGCGTGCGCGGCACCGTGCGCCTCGGGGACGAGCCCTTGAGCGCCGCGCGGCTTCTCTTCGAGCAACGGGGAGGGGCTGGCTCGGTCCTGTTCGAAACGGATGAAGACGGTGTCTACCGTGGTCTGCTGCCCAAGGCCGGCCAGTGGTCCGTCGAGGTCGGCTCGCAGGAGCCGGTCGTCGAGCGCCATTTCCGCAAGATCCTGGTGCCGAAGCTCGATGGTCACAAGGTAGCGACCCTCGATTTCGAGCTGCCGGATACGCGCATCGTCGGCGAGGTCGTCGATGCAATGGGCAACCCGATGGAGCGCGCTATCGTCGCCGTCTCCGTGCCGGAAGGGGACGAGACCGGCATTCGACACTTCGTGGAAGATTCGGAAGGTCGTTTCGAGCTCTACGGCCTGCCTGAGGGCATGAGCTATCTGCGCGCCGAGAGCGGCGAACGCATGAGCCGTCGACTTCCCCTGGAACTCGAAGATGGTGTCGAGTCACCGTTTGTCAGCCTGGTGGTCGAGGATCGAAAGAAGGTCTCGGGATTGGTGGTCGACGAAGGTGGTGTCGGCATCGGTGGTGCACGGGTGACCGTCCGCGGGCTGGGGCAGCTTGGCTTCTGGGTATCGACCGAGCACACGGCGCCGGATGGCACGTTCGAAGCGATGCTTCCGCCGGAAGAGACGGAGGCGTTGATCGCGGTTCAGGCCGTCGGGCACGCTCTTCATGCCTCGCGCGCTGTCTTGCCGATGACGGCGGACGAGCGGTTGGTGCTGCCCCTCGCTCGGCGCGGCGGCACTTTGGAGGTCGAGTTCTCCGTGGAGCCGTCGGACGGGAGCGCGGGCCTGGATCCCTACACGGATCTCTTTCTACTGCACGGGGGCGCCTTTGTCGGGCTGCGTTCGCTTTTGACTTGGGCTCACTTCACCACTGGCAACCTGCCTGACGCGAAGGCGCCCTCCATCCCTCAGCTCGAGTCCGGCGCCTACCATCTTTGCCGCCTCGACCCGGCCGAGCTGCAACGAGCCGTCTTGGAGGGACCTCCGGAGAAGTCGTGTCGCTCGGGTTTCCTCAGCGAGGCGGGCAGGCTCGAGCTCGTGCCGCCAGCTCCTCCTGCGTCGGAGCCGAGGGCAGGCGACGAATCGATCGACACCCGGCGCTAG
- a CDS encoding serine hydrolase → MAVLALVLVVPANSYAQDTATPSSLTQRIERYLQPYLDIEHLSGTVLVAHGEEVIYERSFGLAHREQRTVNTPTTRFGVGSVNKPMTVVALARLIELEKVTLADPLSKYLPEFPRASEITVGNLLNHSAGIPHRVTEPLDETRPQTATTMVELAAKKPLAFEPGSDSVYSSAGFSVLARVLELAAGKPYAELLEEHVLRPAGMRNTSDAGSRSILEQRAAAYYFGSEGFVNAPPADISYLVGAGSVFSTPRDLLAMQQTLLDGGFGSTAQSMLVRESGNLAWNGSAHGYRAFADYHATNKVAVIVASNLTSGALDRIRDALPKMVAGEEVPMPAPIRARAIAVDRKTLKSYQGTYELRPGSNLQLRVTEEGVMMDEWLLIPTAERTLFSPQDYAEIEVVVDDQEQPIRLDWRIGDQTYPLPRVAAPASALHVRRSIASYDPESPELDSLRRGIEVMRSRATTDPTSWCYQANMHGYSTSSLTKLCPEADTSQAPASVTCADGTEIDTQAGMMPGWNQCQHGSYFFVSWHRMYVYYFERILRAAADDPNLTVPYWPWNEDDHRKVPLPLREPANMAENSLFVAERSAPANDGFRLPESAVSTDAAFAVATFASNQDADESFGGHIGLHEQHEAKGSSKGLLAVPHANIHALTGGPDGWMADNNKTAQDPLFWLHHSNVDRLWSQWVAEHQGEIEGNPIHDPNWMSHQFLFFDESGEPVCMSGKDIVDTAAQLGYVYDEGEIDAALTSDSGTAPRYEPVPRADLVAASETTRVELGAGAISVDLPLGIEGQERLGQAAEAGRNVVISIQGLQFQDNPGVLYEIYADPASLEGLDTADDSFVGTLDFFVARGQNDPHDLPVPPFDRSLTIAGSVAESLGSQAKVVLVMRSWENPEGTDEGADEDLGVLAWFERVTVSVH, encoded by the coding sequence TTGGCCGTTCTTGCTTTGGTCCTGGTAGTTCCTGCGAACTCATATGCGCAGGACACGGCGACACCCTCTTCGCTGACGCAGCGAATTGAGCGCTACCTTCAGCCCTACCTCGACATCGAGCACCTTTCGGGCACCGTTTTGGTTGCCCACGGCGAAGAAGTCATCTACGAAAGGTCTTTCGGGCTGGCTCACCGGGAACAGCGAACAGTCAACACGCCGACAACCCGGTTCGGCGTCGGCTCGGTCAACAAGCCGATGACTGTCGTGGCCCTCGCCCGCTTGATCGAGCTGGAAAAGGTGACCTTGGCAGATCCCCTCAGCAAGTATCTGCCGGAGTTCCCTCGCGCATCCGAGATCACCGTGGGCAATCTGTTGAACCACAGCGCCGGCATTCCGCACCGTGTCACAGAACCGCTGGATGAGACGCGACCCCAGACTGCCACCACCATGGTCGAGCTGGCGGCCAAGAAACCTCTGGCATTCGAGCCCGGATCCGACAGCGTTTACAGCTCGGCCGGCTTCTCAGTGCTGGCGCGAGTGCTCGAGCTGGCCGCCGGCAAGCCTTACGCAGAGCTACTAGAAGAGCACGTCTTGCGACCGGCAGGCATGCGAAACACCTCGGATGCCGGGTCTCGTTCCATTCTCGAGCAGCGGGCCGCCGCCTACTACTTCGGTAGCGAGGGTTTCGTGAACGCGCCCCCTGCGGACATTTCCTACCTGGTCGGGGCAGGCTCGGTCTTTTCCACTCCGCGCGATCTTCTGGCGATGCAGCAGACCTTGCTCGACGGCGGGTTCGGCAGCACGGCACAATCGATGCTGGTGCGAGAGAGCGGCAATCTAGCCTGGAATGGGTCGGCCCACGGCTACCGCGCTTTCGCCGACTACCACGCGACGAACAAGGTGGCAGTGATCGTGGCCAGCAACCTGACTTCGGGCGCGCTCGACAGAATCCGTGATGCTCTACCGAAAATGGTTGCGGGAGAGGAGGTGCCCATGCCAGCGCCGATTCGCGCCAGGGCCATTGCCGTCGATCGCAAGACTCTGAAGAGCTATCAGGGTACCTACGAGCTACGGCCGGGCAGCAACCTCCAGCTTCGCGTCACCGAAGAGGGAGTGATGATGGATGAGTGGCTGCTGATTCCCACCGCTGAGCGGACTCTCTTCTCGCCCCAAGACTACGCCGAGATCGAAGTGGTGGTGGATGACCAGGAGCAGCCGATACGACTCGACTGGAGGATCGGCGACCAGACCTATCCGCTACCTCGTGTCGCTGCCCCTGCCAGTGCGCTCCATGTCCGCCGGAGCATCGCCAGTTACGATCCCGAGAGCCCTGAGCTTGATTCGCTGAGGCGGGGGATCGAGGTCATGCGCTCGCGCGCAACGACCGACCCGACGAGCTGGTGCTATCAGGCCAACATGCATGGCTACTCGACCAGCAGCCTGACGAAACTGTGCCCGGAAGCAGATACCAGCCAGGCTCCGGCGTCGGTGACCTGCGCGGATGGAACCGAGATCGATACCCAGGCCGGCATGATGCCGGGATGGAACCAATGCCAGCACGGCAGCTATTTCTTCGTCTCGTGGCATCGAATGTACGTTTACTACTTCGAGCGGATCCTGCGCGCCGCCGCTGACGACCCGAACCTCACCGTCCCCTACTGGCCCTGGAACGAAGACGATCATCGAAAGGTGCCTCTTCCGCTGCGCGAACCAGCCAACATGGCTGAGAACAGCCTCTTCGTGGCGGAACGAAGCGCACCTGCGAACGACGGCTTCCGACTACCGGAATCTGCCGTCAGTACCGATGCGGCTTTCGCGGTAGCGACTTTTGCAAGTAATCAAGACGCGGACGAGTCCTTCGGCGGACACATTGGACTTCACGAACAGCACGAGGCGAAGGGGTCGAGCAAGGGACTGCTGGCGGTTCCGCACGCGAATATCCATGCCTTGACGGGCGGTCCGGACGGCTGGATGGCCGACAACAACAAGACTGCGCAAGATCCGCTCTTTTGGCTGCACCATTCCAACGTCGATCGATTGTGGAGTCAGTGGGTGGCGGAGCACCAGGGAGAGATCGAAGGCAACCCGATTCACGATCCGAACTGGATGAGTCACCAGTTCTTGTTTTTCGACGAATCCGGGGAGCCGGTCTGCATGTCCGGGAAGGACATCGTCGATACAGCGGCGCAGTTAGGTTATGTCTATGACGAAGGGGAAATCGACGCGGCTCTCACTAGCGACTCGGGCACTGCTCCACGGTACGAGCCAGTCCCCCGAGCAGACCTCGTAGCGGCCAGTGAGACCACCCGCGTCGAGCTCGGGGCCGGAGCCATCTCCGTAGACCTGCCCCTCGGCATCGAAGGCCAGGAGCGACTCGGGCAGGCGGCGGAGGCGGGGCGCAACGTTGTGATTTCGATTCAGGGTCTTCAGTTCCAAGACAACCCCGGCGTGCTCTATGAGATTTACGCAGATCCGGCGTCGCTAGAAGGTCTCGACACGGCTGACGACTCGTTCGTAGGCACTCTCGACTTCTTCGTCGCTCGCGGCCAGAACGATCCTCACGACCTACCAGTTCCGCCGTTTGACCGATCTCTGACCATCGCAGGCTCTGTCGCCGAGTCGTTGGGCTCCCAGGCCAAAGTCGTCTTGGTCATGCGTAGCTGGGAAAACCCTGAAGGAACCGATGAGGGGGCCGACGAAGATCTTGGGGTGCTGGCCTGGTTCGAACGCGTGACGGTATCCGTGCACTAG
- a CDS encoding M14 family metallopeptidase, giving the protein MIKRGILFAWVLLSSAGVAIAQESFQLGTVAVSPGTMASGRIEIAASGGDDGTFVPITVVHGARRGPVLALIAGVHGAEYSPILALQRLSPLLGPKEVSGTVVIVHAANLPAFLGRTIYYSPDDWKNLNRSFPGKAKGSLTERIAHALTHEVIERADYVMDIHSGDGNEMLRPSYTGYYAEAGGADVIERSKRMAIAFGLDTIVAFKGDLEPERAIWCGSAAVARGIPSIDVESGELGLVEERRIEPIVEGILSVMRDLEMLAGEPTPTREPLIIHERAYVKSEHDGIWHPDSRIEAGQFVSKGARLGVLTDFFGNQLFEARAPESGMLLIMLGTPPVNAGETIAVIANVGGEPW; this is encoded by the coding sequence ATGATCAAGCGCGGGATTTTGTTCGCATGGGTACTGCTCTCGAGTGCGGGAGTTGCCATCGCGCAGGAGAGTTTTCAGCTCGGCACGGTCGCCGTCAGCCCTGGGACGATGGCCTCTGGCCGGATCGAGATCGCCGCCTCGGGCGGTGATGACGGGACTTTTGTCCCGATCACCGTGGTTCATGGAGCTCGGCGAGGCCCTGTCCTCGCTCTGATCGCCGGTGTGCACGGTGCTGAGTACTCACCGATCCTGGCGTTGCAGCGGCTGAGCCCCCTGCTGGGTCCGAAGGAGGTCTCCGGCACCGTCGTGATCGTTCACGCGGCGAACCTGCCGGCGTTTCTCGGTCGGACGATCTACTACAGCCCCGACGACTGGAAGAACTTGAACCGGAGCTTCCCCGGCAAGGCGAAGGGCTCGCTCACCGAGCGGATCGCCCATGCGCTCACCCACGAGGTGATCGAGCGCGCCGACTACGTCATGGATATCCACTCCGGGGACGGCAACGAGATGCTCCGGCCGTCGTACACCGGGTACTACGCGGAGGCCGGAGGCGCCGACGTCATCGAACGCTCGAAGAGGATGGCCATCGCGTTCGGACTCGACACCATCGTCGCCTTCAAGGGGGACCTCGAGCCGGAGCGTGCGATCTGGTGTGGCTCGGCCGCCGTCGCTCGCGGGATTCCGTCGATCGATGTCGAGTCGGGCGAGCTCGGACTGGTCGAGGAGCGCCGGATCGAACCCATCGTCGAGGGCATCTTGAGTGTCATGCGAGACCTCGAGATGCTGGCCGGGGAACCGACGCCGACTCGAGAGCCGCTGATCATCCACGAGCGGGCGTACGTCAAGAGCGAGCACGACGGCATCTGGCATCCCGACTCGAGGATCGAAGCCGGACAGTTCGTGTCGAAGGGCGCGCGCTTGGGTGTCTTGACCGACTTTTTCGGCAACCAGCTCTTCGAGGCCCGGGCACCGGAGAGCGGCATGCTGTTGATCATGCTCGGGACACCGCCCGTCAACGCCGGGGAGACGATTGCGGTGATCGCGAATGTTGGCGGTGAGCCTTGGTAG
- a CDS encoding ABC transporter ATP-binding protein: protein MTAALEALNLSVERSKQTALRDVSFGVAPGEVFALLGGNGAGKSTALLTFLGLLKPKSGSVRVQGRSVSDDLTAARRVTAYLPEAATLYEHLSAHENLAYFLSLAKAAADRAAVDRALDRVGLQSEARDKRLGSYSKGMRQKVAIALALLRDTPILLLDEPTSGLDPIAIDEFNALVRSLADDDRAILMVTHDVYGACQVADRIGLLRKGELVGDFDRPAEGRIDTEAVHAAFSGRAVS from the coding sequence ATGACTGCAGCGCTGGAAGCCCTTAACTTAAGCGTTGAACGCTCAAAGCAGACTGCCTTGAGAGACGTCTCGTTCGGCGTCGCACCAGGCGAAGTATTCGCCTTGCTCGGCGGCAACGGCGCGGGCAAGTCAACGGCGCTGCTGACCTTTCTCGGACTCCTCAAACCGAAGTCCGGCTCCGTTCGGGTCCAGGGCCGATCGGTGAGCGATGATCTGACGGCGGCTCGTCGGGTCACCGCCTACCTCCCCGAGGCCGCGACCCTCTATGAGCACCTGAGCGCCCACGAGAACCTCGCCTACTTTCTCTCGCTCGCCAAAGCGGCAGCCGACAGGGCGGCGGTGGATCGAGCGCTTGACCGCGTCGGTCTCCAGTCGGAGGCGCGAGACAAGAGGCTCGGCTCTTACTCCAAAGGCATGCGCCAGAAAGTGGCGATCGCCCTGGCGCTGTTGCGGGACACGCCCATCCTGTTGCTCGACGAGCCGACGTCGGGGCTCGATCCGATCGCCATCGATGAGTTCAACGCCCTCGTTCGATCCCTGGCGGACGATGATCGAGCGATCCTGATGGTGACCCACGATGTCTATGGCGCCTGCCAGGTCGCCGATCGCATTGGACTTCTTCGCAAGGGCGAGTTGGTCGGGGACTTCGACCGTCCCGCGGAAGGTCGAATCGATACGGAAGCGGTGCATGCGGCCTTCTCCGGGAGGGCTGTGTCTTGA
- a CDS encoding DUF3526 domain-containing protein, which produces MVLTIAAAEWRLWMRSRSALAALLAVVLIIAATSVLTAVRFTAERHERAHQQEVAEETFLSQPARHPHRMVHYGHYVFRTPPPLAIIDPGVDTVTGQSIFLEGHRQNTAMFADTRASASVGGFQTLSPASVYQILIPLLLIALGHGVFVREREARTLAPLLAQGVPGMTLYTGKVFALAGLSAALLAPILIMSLIGVTSGEAVGVSLAVVVAYGVYLLVWSALIVLVSAVVSTRGVVLGTLVFIWLAWSLVTPRLAVASASAAAPSPGKLETDFQLLADLRELGDGHNAADPAFNALRANLLAEYDVETVDELPINFRGVVAEASEADLTQVMNEYAERRMALEVRQSRHANGFGWLSPVLAVSAASRHLAGVDLETHHRFLREAEAIRFDFIQGLNKSHIEELSYTDDINRNQSEEASRRARISPENWAVLNEFRFQPATPDERFGAATAPISMLTVWLTALIAAGAFASGRMTP; this is translated from the coding sequence ATGGTGTTGACGATCGCCGCCGCGGAATGGCGTTTGTGGATGCGCTCGAGGTCCGCCCTCGCGGCGCTTCTCGCCGTCGTGCTCATCATTGCTGCGACCAGCGTTCTGACCGCTGTCCGCTTCACCGCAGAACGCCACGAACGGGCCCACCAGCAAGAGGTCGCAGAAGAGACCTTCCTGTCGCAGCCTGCCCGCCATCCGCATCGCATGGTCCACTACGGACATTACGTCTTCCGTACACCCCCACCCCTCGCCATCATCGACCCAGGGGTCGACACGGTCACCGGGCAGTCCATCTTCCTCGAAGGACACCGCCAGAATACGGCGATGTTCGCGGACACGCGGGCTAGCGCGAGCGTCGGGGGGTTCCAGACCCTGTCGCCGGCCTCGGTCTATCAGATCTTGATCCCGCTCCTGCTGATCGCCCTCGGCCACGGAGTCTTCGTCAGAGAGCGTGAAGCGAGAACCCTAGCGCCACTGCTGGCCCAAGGCGTGCCGGGCATGACGCTCTACACGGGGAAGGTCTTCGCCTTGGCAGGCCTCAGCGCCGCACTGCTGGCACCGATTCTGATCATGTCGCTCATCGGAGTGACCTCCGGTGAAGCCGTCGGTGTCTCGCTGGCGGTGGTCGTCGCTTACGGCGTCTACTTGCTCGTGTGGTCGGCTCTGATTGTGCTGGTTTCTGCCGTGGTGAGCACGCGCGGGGTCGTCCTCGGCACTCTGGTCTTCATTTGGCTTGCGTGGTCGCTCGTCACGCCGCGTCTCGCGGTCGCCTCCGCCAGCGCCGCCGCGCCCTCGCCCGGCAAGCTCGAAACGGACTTCCAGCTCCTCGCGGACCTTCGCGAGCTCGGTGATGGGCACAACGCTGCCGATCCGGCGTTCAACGCGTTGAGAGCAAACCTTCTCGCCGAGTACGACGTGGAAACTGTCGATGAGCTGCCGATCAATTTCAGGGGCGTTGTCGCAGAAGCCTCGGAGGCGGATCTCACGCAGGTGATGAATGAGTACGCCGAACGTCGCATGGCGCTCGAGGTCCGCCAGTCTCGCCATGCGAACGGCTTCGGCTGGCTGTCGCCTGTGCTCGCCGTTTCAGCGGCTTCGCGCCATTTGGCCGGCGTCGACCTCGAAACCCATCACAGATTTCTGCGGGAGGCCGAGGCGATTCGTTTCGACTTCATCCAAGGTCTCAACAAGAGCCACATCGAAGAGCTGTCCTACACCGACGACATCAATCGCAACCAGAGTGAAGAGGCGTCACGCCGAGCTCGCATCTCGCCGGAAAATTGGGCGGTCCTCAATGAGTTCCGATTCCAGCCGGCCACCCCTGACGAACGCTTCGGCGCAGCGACGGCTCCAATTTCCATGCTCACGGTATGGCTTACGGCTCTCATTGCGGCCGGCGCCTTCGCCAGCGGAAGGATGACGCCATGA